A single region of the Marinobacter salinisoli genome encodes:
- a CDS encoding efflux RND transporter permease subunit, with translation MRFTDIFINRPVLATVVSLLILLLGARAAMEMEIRQYPELESTTVTVTTAYPGASSDLVKGFITTPIQQAIAEASGIDYLTSTSSQGVSTIEAKMELNYDANAALAEIQSKVASQRNVLPADAQDPVITSTTGDSTALMYIAFYSEELAVPQITDYLTRVVQPRLQALSGVGKADLIGRKYALRVWLDPERLAAVDMTPPEVVAKLRANNYQAGVGNTKGKYTEIALTSDTDVADPDQFRQLVVKQSGGTQIRLQDIARVELGSESYDQLALYKGQPATYVAIELAPGANPLTVAGLVKDALPDIESQLPSGLKVRLAYDASEFIDDSIKEVIKTLLEALVIVLVVVFLCLGSIRAAIVPSVAVPLSLIGGAFIMLLFGFSLNLLTLLSLVLAIGLVVDDAIIMVENVHRHIEQGASRFDAAIQGAREMAVPVIAMTTTLVAVYAPIGFMGGLVGSLFTEFAFTLAGAVVISGVVALTLSPMLSGKVLKPHGNPGKFEQLVERSFNGLANSYKKALSALMETKSVVVFFAVVILASIYFMNMMSRNELAPTEDQSILFYQGLGPQTSTLDYLQEHGDEVQERMSQLPGYNEDFMIIGFTGPNAVFGGFKLAPWSQRDISQFEVQPMLDAELKKVTGLQTAVFPRPSLPGAGGGLPFQFVITTGNDYAQLDQVASEMLGKAMGSGNFMFLRKSINFDRPVTRIHVDRDRVADLGLSMQDVGQVLSSMLGGGYINRFSMEGRSYQVIPQVEQSFRLDEQALKQYYVRADSGELVPLGSVVSFTQDVEPSNRTQLNQQNSVTLEGVVMPGVAAGTAMEFMETTAADVLPQGFTYDYTGQSRQLANQGSALMVTFFLSLLVIYLVLAAQFESWRDPFIILVSVPMSVAGAMAFIVLGFTSMNIYSQVGLITLIGVVSKNGILIVEFANKLQIEDGFSKTKAVVEAAAIRLRPIIMTSLALIFAMIPLLIAVGPGAESRFAIGITISAGLGIGTLFTIFVLPAFYILLARDHSKTAH, from the coding sequence ATGCGCTTCACCGATATATTCATCAATCGCCCCGTACTGGCGACCGTCGTCAGCCTGCTGATCCTGTTGCTCGGCGCCCGGGCCGCGATGGAGATGGAAATCCGTCAGTACCCGGAACTGGAAAGCACCACGGTGACGGTCACCACCGCCTATCCGGGCGCCAGTTCGGACCTGGTCAAAGGCTTTATTACCACCCCGATACAGCAGGCTATCGCCGAGGCCAGTGGTATTGACTACCTGACCTCGACCAGCTCACAGGGTGTGTCCACCATCGAAGCCAAGATGGAGCTGAACTACGACGCCAACGCCGCGTTGGCGGAGATCCAGTCGAAAGTGGCCAGTCAGCGCAACGTATTGCCGGCAGATGCCCAGGACCCGGTGATCACCTCCACCACCGGGGATTCCACTGCCCTGATGTACATCGCGTTCTACAGTGAAGAGCTGGCGGTTCCGCAGATTACCGATTACCTCACCCGGGTGGTTCAACCCCGGCTGCAGGCACTGTCTGGCGTCGGCAAGGCTGACCTGATCGGGCGCAAGTATGCGCTGCGGGTCTGGCTGGATCCGGAACGGCTGGCCGCAGTGGATATGACGCCGCCCGAGGTTGTCGCCAAACTGCGGGCCAACAACTACCAGGCCGGCGTGGGCAACACCAAGGGCAAGTACACGGAAATCGCCCTGACCAGCGACACCGACGTGGCCGACCCGGATCAGTTCCGACAGCTGGTGGTGAAGCAGTCCGGCGGCACCCAGATTCGCCTGCAGGACATTGCCCGCGTTGAGCTGGGCTCGGAATCCTACGATCAGCTCGCACTCTACAAGGGGCAGCCTGCCACCTACGTCGCCATTGAGCTGGCGCCGGGTGCGAACCCGCTGACCGTGGCCGGGCTGGTAAAAGATGCCCTGCCCGATATCGAAAGCCAGCTGCCTTCCGGCTTGAAGGTCCGCCTGGCCTATGATGCCTCGGAGTTTATCGACGATTCCATCAAGGAAGTCATCAAGACCCTGCTGGAAGCCCTCGTGATCGTTCTGGTGGTGGTGTTCCTGTGCCTCGGCTCGATCCGGGCGGCCATCGTACCGTCGGTGGCGGTACCGCTGTCGCTGATTGGCGGTGCGTTCATCATGCTGCTGTTTGGTTTCTCGCTGAACCTGCTGACGCTGTTGTCCCTGGTGCTGGCCATCGGTCTGGTGGTCGATGACGCCATCATCATGGTGGAAAACGTACACCGACACATCGAGCAGGGCGCATCGCGCTTTGATGCCGCAATTCAGGGTGCCCGGGAAATGGCGGTGCCGGTTATTGCCATGACCACCACCCTGGTGGCGGTGTACGCGCCCATTGGCTTCATGGGCGGCCTGGTTGGCTCGCTGTTCACCGAGTTTGCGTTCACCCTCGCCGGCGCGGTGGTGATTTCCGGCGTGGTCGCCCTGACCCTGTCCCCCATGCTGTCGGGCAAAGTTCTGAAGCCCCACGGCAATCCGGGCAAGTTCGAGCAGTTGGTCGAGCGGTCGTTCAACGGCCTGGCCAATAGCTACAAGAAAGCGCTCAGTGCGCTGATGGAAACCAAGTCGGTGGTGGTCTTCTTCGCTGTCGTCATTCTGGCCTCCATCTACTTCATGAATATGATGAGCCGCAACGAACTGGCCCCGACGGAAGACCAGAGCATTCTGTTCTACCAGGGCCTGGGCCCCCAGACGTCGACCCTGGATTACCTGCAGGAGCACGGCGACGAAGTTCAGGAACGCATGTCCCAGCTGCCGGGCTACAACGAAGACTTCATGATCATCGGCTTCACCGGCCCCAACGCCGTGTTCGGTGGCTTCAAACTGGCCCCCTGGAGCCAGCGTGATATCTCCCAGTTTGAGGTTCAGCCCATGCTGGATGCCGAGCTGAAGAAAGTCACCGGCCTTCAAACGGCCGTGTTCCCACGCCCGTCCCTGCCGGGGGCCGGCGGTGGCCTGCCGTTCCAGTTCGTCATTACCACCGGTAACGACTATGCCCAGCTGGACCAGGTTGCCAGCGAGATGCTGGGCAAGGCCATGGGCAGCGGCAACTTCATGTTCCTGCGCAAGTCGATCAACTTCGACCGCCCGGTCACTCGCATTCACGTGGACCGGGACCGCGTGGCCGACCTTGGTCTGTCCATGCAGGATGTCGGTCAGGTGCTGTCCAGCATGCTCGGGGGCGGCTACATCAACCGCTTCAGTATGGAAGGCCGCTCCTATCAGGTGATCCCCCAGGTGGAGCAGAGCTTCCGTCTGGATGAGCAGGCTCTGAAGCAATACTACGTGCGCGCCGACTCGGGCGAACTGGTACCGCTTGGCAGCGTGGTCAGCTTCACTCAGGACGTGGAACCGTCCAACCGGACCCAGCTCAACCAGCAGAACTCGGTGACGCTGGAGGGGGTTGTCATGCCCGGTGTGGCAGCGGGTACCGCCATGGAGTTCATGGAAACCACCGCTGCCGACGTGCTGCCCCAGGGCTTCACCTACGACTACACCGGCCAGAGCCGCCAACTGGCAAATCAGGGCAGCGCACTGATGGTGACCTTCTTCCTGTCACTGCTGGTGATTTACCTGGTGCTGGCCGCCCAGTTTGAAAGCTGGCGGGATCCGTTCATCATTCTGGTGTCGGTACCCATGTCGGTAGCCGGGGCGATGGCCTTTATCGTGCTGGGCTTCACGAGCATGAACATCTACAGCCAGGTAGGCCTGATCACGCTGATCGGGGTGGTGTCCAAGAACGGCATCCTGATCGTGGAGTTTGCCAACAAGCTGCAGATTGAAGATGGCTTCAGCAAGACCAAAGCAGTGGTGGAAGCAGCGGCCATCCGGTTGCGCCCGATCATCATGACCTCGCTGGCGCTGATCTTCGCCATGATCCCACTGCTGATTGCCGTTGGCCCAGGCGCCGAAAGCCGTTTTGCCATCGGCATCACCATCAGCGCGGGCCTGGGGATTGGCACCCTGTTTACCATCTTCGTACTGCCGGCGTTCTACATTCTGCTGGCCCGGGATCACAGCAAGACGGCGCACTGA
- a CDS encoding DUF3301 domain-containing protein, producing the protein MTLGSLFWLFLAGFAVWYWWRAKAIKDFVLQTAHRYCKSMDVMLLDDAVYLRGLWFKRDDNGRIRVWRRFLFDFTSTGEERYTGRVIMLGQRILHMELDPHRIS; encoded by the coding sequence GTGACTCTGGGTTCCCTGTTCTGGCTTTTCCTGGCCGGCTTTGCCGTCTGGTACTGGTGGCGCGCCAAAGCCATCAAGGATTTCGTGCTGCAGACCGCCCATCGCTACTGCAAGAGCATGGATGTCATGCTGCTGGACGATGCCGTGTACCTGCGCGGGTTATGGTTCAAACGCGACGACAACGGTCGCATACGGGTCTGGCGACGCTTCCTGTTTGATTTCACCTCCACCGGTGAAGAACGCTACACCGGCCGGGTCATTATGCTCGGCCAGCGAATCCTGCACATGGAATTGGACCCGCACCGGATTTCCTGA
- a CDS encoding esterase/lipase family protein produces MRSRMTAAFTLGLVLLSASFLSHASYTNTRYPIVLVHGVTGFDTIGGLINYFHTIPWNLRRSGATVYTSSVSFVNSSEQRGQQLANYVNGLGHAKVNLMAHSQGAPTSRVTASLIPHKIASITSINGVNKGSKVADVIRGIIPPGSYVEGGADAIANALGGIVNELSDANNPQDGIAALETLTTRGTTSLNDALGWKGVNKTSCSGTSEDVWINGNKIKFFSWTGRGIWTNILDVSDPFLGITSKAFGREPSDGLVGVCSTMMGRVIGTHYDMNHVDAINHILGNRSIWVNPVTLYRNQANRLKNRGL; encoded by the coding sequence ATGCGTTCCCGTATGACCGCAGCGTTTACGCTGGGGCTCGTATTGCTGTCAGCCTCATTCCTTTCACACGCAAGCTACACCAACACCCGCTATCCGATCGTGCTCGTCCACGGCGTTACCGGATTCGACACCATTGGCGGCCTGATCAACTACTTCCACACCATACCCTGGAACCTCAGACGCAGTGGCGCCACGGTATATACCTCCAGCGTTTCTTTCGTGAACAGCAGCGAGCAACGCGGCCAGCAACTGGCCAACTACGTCAACGGACTGGGCCACGCCAAGGTCAATCTGATGGCACACAGTCAGGGCGCGCCCACCTCCCGGGTCACCGCCTCACTGATCCCTCACAAGATCGCCTCGATCACCTCCATCAATGGGGTGAACAAGGGCTCGAAAGTGGCCGATGTCATCCGCGGCATCATTCCGCCCGGCAGTTACGTGGAAGGTGGCGCGGACGCCATCGCCAATGCCCTGGGTGGCATCGTTAACGAATTGTCCGATGCCAACAACCCGCAGGACGGCATAGCCGCACTGGAAACCCTGACCACCCGGGGCACCACCAGCCTCAACGACGCCCTGGGCTGGAAAGGCGTGAACAAGACCTCCTGTTCCGGCACCTCCGAGGATGTCTGGATCAACGGCAACAAGATCAAGTTCTTCTCCTGGACCGGCCGGGGCATCTGGACCAACATCCTGGATGTCTCAGACCCATTCCTTGGCATCACCTCCAAGGCGTTCGGGCGGGAGCCCAGCGACGGCCTGGTCGGCGTCTGCTCCACCATGATGGGCCGGGTCATCGGTACCCACTACGACATGAACCACGTGGATGCCATCAACCATATTCTGGGCAACCGTTCGATCTGGGTGAACCCGGTGACCTTGTACCGCAATCAGGCCAACCGCCTGAAAAACCGCGGCCTGTAA
- a CDS encoding lipase secretion chaperone — MRHRPLFNRRWLSGIALSALVAGSAMWFLLPESATTTSPDSSLRASDLDTQVQPARTQAGVTTGQTWPGDPRLSAPKVASRTPHSLGDSPFAGSLAGTDIDGALKADRNGALIVDLETRDFFDYFMSTVGEVPPEVALEQVRALAYASLPETAAKQAMEILDQYLNFKEQAVLMQRRPLDPARQGDPAYQREMLHQAFAELRQLRQSIFTPEVHQAFFGLEEAYGEYTLATIDLASREDLGTEAKAALATWHRNQLPAPLRDTEQQLMASQQEHRERLEIIETADSAEAAGQRLIERGMSPESASEVTAFLTERKEFTERFEHLQSALTQLETSGLAPQDAASQAEELIQRHFPDQKLQTWARLQLLSSN; from the coding sequence ATGAGACATCGTCCGTTGTTCAACCGTCGATGGCTCTCCGGCATCGCACTGTCAGCCCTGGTGGCTGGCAGTGCGATGTGGTTTTTACTGCCGGAGTCCGCCACAACCACATCGCCGGATTCGAGCTTGCGCGCCAGCGACCTCGACACACAAGTTCAGCCCGCCCGCACTCAAGCCGGTGTAACAACCGGGCAGACCTGGCCCGGGGATCCCCGCCTGTCGGCTCCCAAGGTGGCATCCCGCACGCCACATTCACTCGGTGATAGCCCCTTCGCGGGCTCGTTGGCGGGTACGGATATCGATGGCGCGCTGAAAGCCGACCGTAACGGTGCACTCATTGTCGATCTCGAAACCCGGGATTTCTTTGACTACTTCATGAGCACTGTTGGCGAAGTACCGCCAGAGGTTGCGCTGGAGCAGGTGCGTGCGCTGGCCTACGCCAGCCTTCCCGAGACTGCCGCCAAACAGGCCATGGAGATACTGGATCAGTACCTGAACTTCAAAGAGCAGGCCGTGCTCATGCAACGCCGGCCGCTGGACCCGGCACGACAGGGTGATCCCGCCTATCAGCGGGAAATGCTGCATCAGGCCTTTGCCGAACTCCGACAATTACGGCAATCCATTTTCACCCCGGAGGTGCACCAGGCCTTTTTCGGGCTCGAAGAAGCCTACGGCGAATACACGCTGGCAACGATTGATCTGGCCAGCCGAGAGGACCTGGGCACCGAGGCCAAGGCCGCGCTCGCCACCTGGCACCGAAACCAGTTGCCGGCCCCGCTGCGGGACACCGAACAGCAGTTGATGGCGAGCCAGCAGGAGCATCGCGAAAGACTGGAGATCATCGAAACCGCCGACTCCGCCGAGGCCGCCGGGCAGCGCCTGATCGAACGGGGCATGTCGCCCGAGTCGGCGTCGGAAGTCACAGCCTTCCTCACCGAAAGAAAGGAATTCACTGAACGTTTCGAGCACTTACAAAGCGCACTGACGCAACTGGAAACGTCCGGCCTGGCGCCTCAAGACGCAGCCAGCCAAGCTGAGGAACTGATCCAGAGGCACTTCCCGGACCAGAAGCTTCAGACCTGGGCCCGCCTTCAATTATTGAGCAGTAATTGA
- a CDS encoding sensor histidine kinase has protein sequence MDTQLIRAQQAAGFRRLRFRQELEPRYREFRAAVVRDRARLVSAAGLLLFSSYILADLLLLPAELAGVTVAIRLWLTLPTIALVWWLSFCQKPSNRVFEHLYTLAYLIGGLSVVAIIVAARVRDFPLPYEGLLLMLMFGYFAMGLPFFAVSVTSALIIAAYLAAELATGLPTAHLLVNLFFILTANTIGMVGAWLSEYRHRAHFLDQNLIELLHQEAREESEQKGRLISAASHDLRQPLNVIALMLENLSEARLSASHLSLIQRLQRTVVHFRQLLNNVLDVSRLHEGMIQPQISAFSLKPLIEQLVDLTVDHAAIHGITVASDPLSPGLGVSADPDLLLRVLQNLVFNAIDHSGGNTIGVSASQQDERVTIEISDNGSGLDDQIRQDVFQPYVRGEHGPDHATGLGLGLAIVQELTEMMGGRCGVRSQPGHGSVFWLALMAAPTTQAPASGDAVRASPSAVPE, from the coding sequence GTGGACACACAACTCATTCGAGCACAGCAGGCAGCCGGTTTTCGGCGCCTGCGCTTCAGACAGGAACTGGAACCCCGATATCGGGAGTTTCGGGCGGCCGTCGTTCGCGACCGTGCCCGCCTGGTGTCTGCCGCCGGCCTGCTGCTGTTCTCTTCCTATATCCTCGCTGACCTGTTGCTCCTCCCTGCCGAACTGGCAGGGGTCACCGTCGCAATCCGACTGTGGCTGACTTTGCCAACAATCGCGCTGGTGTGGTGGCTGTCGTTCTGCCAGAAGCCCAGCAACCGGGTCTTCGAACATCTGTACACCCTGGCCTATCTGATTGGCGGGCTGAGCGTCGTTGCCATCATTGTCGCGGCACGGGTCAGGGACTTTCCCCTGCCCTATGAGGGCTTGCTGCTGATGCTGATGTTCGGCTACTTCGCCATGGGCCTGCCCTTTTTCGCGGTGTCCGTTACCTCGGCGTTGATCATCGCCGCCTATCTTGCTGCAGAGTTGGCCACTGGACTGCCCACCGCGCACCTGCTGGTTAACCTGTTTTTCATCCTGACGGCCAATACCATTGGCATGGTGGGCGCCTGGCTGAGCGAGTACCGACACCGTGCTCATTTTCTGGACCAGAACCTGATTGAGTTATTGCATCAGGAAGCCCGGGAGGAAAGCGAGCAGAAGGGACGACTGATCTCCGCGGCCAGCCACGATCTCCGGCAGCCGCTGAATGTCATCGCGCTGATGCTGGAGAACCTGTCGGAGGCTCGTCTGTCCGCCAGCCACCTGTCCCTGATCCAGCGGCTTCAACGCACGGTCGTACATTTCCGCCAGCTTCTGAATAATGTGCTGGATGTATCACGACTTCACGAAGGCATGATTCAGCCTCAAATCTCAGCCTTCTCGCTGAAGCCGCTGATCGAACAACTGGTTGACCTGACCGTGGACCATGCCGCCATACATGGCATTACCGTGGCATCGGATCCACTGTCGCCCGGCCTTGGGGTCTCAGCAGATCCGGATCTGCTACTGCGGGTGCTCCAGAACCTGGTGTTCAACGCCATCGATCACAGCGGTGGCAATACCATCGGCGTGTCCGCCAGCCAGCAGGATGAGCGGGTCACTATTGAGATCAGCGACAACGGGTCCGGCCTGGACGACCAGATCCGGCAGGACGTGTTCCAGCCCTATGTGCGCGGCGAGCACGGCCCGGACCACGCGACCGGTCTGGGGCTTGGTCTGGCGATTGTGCAAGAGCTCACCGAGATGATGGGCGGGCGCTGCGGGGTTCGCTCACAACCGGGCCATGGCAGTGTCTTCTGGCTGGCACTGATGGCGGCCCCGACCACACAGGCCCCGGCATCCGGCGATGCCGTCAGAGCCAGCCCATCTGCCGTGCCTGAGTAA
- a CDS encoding response regulator transcription factor — protein MRHSMAELQSKGTPGAGPALPLGRVLIVDDHSLFSQGLAGLLQQAGLADSVALARSVDEAAGVLCSDAIDLVLLDVSLNGETGLMLLPRVLARELPVPVVVISSSEDETTVRAARAAGARGFLPKSAGRTALIAMCRSISQGADYFPGQGRPNDQIQGLTPRQTQVLFLLAQGFPNKRICQSLNLTEHTVKTHLKAIFTHMGVHNRTECVTQARQMGWL, from the coding sequence ATGAGACACTCCATGGCCGAGCTCCAATCAAAGGGCACGCCCGGTGCAGGGCCCGCTTTGCCTTTGGGCAGAGTTCTGATTGTTGATGATCACTCACTGTTTTCCCAAGGTCTTGCAGGGCTTTTGCAACAGGCTGGGCTGGCCGACTCGGTTGCTTTGGCCCGATCTGTTGACGAGGCTGCGGGCGTGCTCTGTAGCGACGCCATCGATCTGGTTCTGCTGGATGTATCGCTGAACGGGGAAACGGGCCTGATGTTGCTGCCCAGGGTGCTTGCCCGCGAGTTACCGGTTCCGGTGGTGGTCATTTCCAGTTCAGAGGACGAAACGACCGTCCGCGCCGCCAGGGCCGCCGGAGCCCGCGGGTTTTTGCCGAAGTCGGCCGGCCGAACGGCCTTGATTGCCATGTGTCGCAGCATCAGCCAGGGCGCCGATTATTTTCCGGGGCAGGGGCGGCCGAACGATCAGATTCAGGGCCTGACACCACGGCAGACGCAAGTGCTGTTCCTGTTAGCCCAGGGGTTTCCGAACAAGCGTATCTGCCAGAGCCTGAACCTGACCGAGCACACCGTGAAAACTCATCTGAAAGCGATCTTTACGCACATGGGCGTGCACAACCGTACCGAATGCGTTACTCAGGCACGGCAGATGGGCTGGCTCTGA